One segment of Marinobacter sediminum DNA contains the following:
- a CDS encoding M23 family metallopeptidase, which produces MSWMVIVTQVLLPVLLLLWFALFPAAGVLALGLQALSVGAVLLGLGLTALWAMPPFWVPYLYGVVFLMIAAWHLLKGRFLGNGLWRATAGPTTLVLLAFGLGLMGGYMGYLGLLGRELPKVETVDIAPPFGAGTYLVAHGGSNNLVNIHLHTLDESVERFRPWRGQSRALDIFRTTPFGRHVDGWQPVDPARYVTFGTPVLAPCSGEVARVVGGVKDMQVPQMDREHMAGNYVAVDCGDFFVVLAHLRQGSIEVRAGDRLDTGDRLGEMGNSGNSSEPHLHVHAQRGLPEGAPLSGKPLALTINGDFYVRNDRIIAPDPRAAPAQL; this is translated from the coding sequence GGTTTGCCCTGTTTCCGGCGGCTGGTGTGCTTGCCCTTGGACTCCAGGCGCTCTCGGTCGGGGCGGTTCTTCTGGGGCTGGGGCTCACCGCCTTGTGGGCCATGCCGCCATTTTGGGTACCGTATCTTTACGGCGTGGTGTTCCTGATGATCGCAGCGTGGCACCTTTTGAAAGGCCGCTTCCTGGGCAACGGGCTTTGGCGAGCTACCGCCGGCCCAACGACACTGGTGCTGCTGGCATTCGGGTTAGGCCTGATGGGTGGCTACATGGGCTATCTGGGTTTGCTGGGCAGAGAACTCCCGAAGGTGGAAACCGTGGATATCGCGCCGCCCTTCGGCGCGGGAACCTATCTGGTGGCCCATGGAGGCTCAAATAATCTGGTTAATATCCACCTGCATACCCTGGACGAGTCCGTGGAACGATTCCGGCCCTGGCGAGGCCAGAGCCGTGCTCTCGATATCTTCCGCACGACTCCGTTCGGCCGGCATGTGGATGGCTGGCAACCGGTCGACCCTGCTCGATACGTTACCTTTGGTACGCCCGTGCTCGCCCCCTGCAGCGGGGAAGTCGCCAGGGTTGTGGGTGGCGTGAAGGACATGCAGGTCCCTCAGATGGACCGTGAGCACATGGCAGGCAATTACGTTGCCGTTGATTGCGGCGATTTTTTTGTCGTGTTGGCGCATCTTCGCCAGGGCAGCATTGAGGTTCGGGCCGGTGATCGGCTGGACACAGGTGACAGGCTTGGTGAAATGGGTAATTCCGGAAACAGTTCCGAGCCGCACTTACACGTGCATGCCCAGCGGGGCTTGCCTGAGGGTGCTCCGCTAAGTGGGAAGCCTTTGGCCCTGACCATTAACGGAGACTTCTACGTGCGCAACGACAGGATCATCGCCCCTGACCCCCGCGCGGCGCCGGCTCAGCTCTAA
- a CDS encoding universal stress protein, whose protein sequence is MYRKILVPVDLAHTEKMSKALDTAIDIAKHYNATLCYITVTNTAPSAAAHTPEELADKLSAFAQEQGTSHGINTDSKVLSTADTAVELDDRLLDAIKDTGADLVIMASHPPGIGDKLHILHSNGANIVKHSDVSVFVVR, encoded by the coding sequence ATGTACAGAAAAATTCTCGTGCCCGTCGATCTGGCACACACGGAAAAAATGTCGAAAGCCCTTGATACCGCGATCGACATCGCCAAGCACTATAACGCCACGCTCTGCTACATCACCGTGACCAACACGGCCCCGTCTGCTGCGGCACACACCCCGGAAGAGCTGGCCGACAAGCTCAGCGCCTTCGCGCAAGAACAGGGCACATCACACGGCATCAATACCGACAGCAAAGTACTGTCAACAGCAGATACCGCTGTGGAACTGGATGACCGCCTTCTGGACGCGATCAAAGACACGGGTGCGGACCTTGTCATCATGGCCTCTCATCCGCCTGGCATCGGAGACAAACTGCATATTCTCCATTCCAATGGCGCAAACATCGTCAAACACAGCGACGTGTCGGTCTTTGTTGTGCGTTAG